In Trichocoleus desertorum NBK24, the following are encoded in one genomic region:
- a CDS encoding tryptophan-rich sensory protein — protein sequence MKVSPPESQAGSRVGIGLAIATFVAIIATLLVNALSNFFPIAGLNIGEVANTILGGVQITPANYAFAIWGLIYIGLIAYGVYQFGPAQRQDPTIRRVDTLLIVACLAQIAWVYLFTLQLFWPSVVAMVAILLSLIGAYLRLGTGKGRVSRNRQWFAQTPFSIYLGWISVATIVNVASALYSSGWDGWGLGATSWTVVMLVVGAIIGSIVAVQRADVAFTSVFIWAFVAIALRQVATSAILVTAIGGAIAMAALLLWSRSKRKA from the coding sequence ATGAAAGTGTCTCCACCAGAATCTCAAGCAGGATCGCGGGTTGGCATCGGTTTAGCGATCGCTACCTTTGTCGCCATTATTGCCACGTTGTTGGTGAATGCGCTTTCCAATTTCTTCCCGATCGCCGGGTTAAATATTGGCGAGGTCGCTAATACCATTCTGGGTGGGGTGCAGATTACACCCGCTAACTATGCCTTCGCCATCTGGGGCTTGATCTACATTGGCCTGATCGCTTACGGGGTATATCAGTTCGGCCCTGCCCAGCGCCAAGACCCTACTATTCGGCGGGTGGATACGCTGCTGATCGTCGCTTGCTTAGCGCAGATTGCTTGGGTTTATCTGTTTACGCTGCAACTATTCTGGCCTTCAGTTGTGGCGATGGTAGCCATTTTGCTGTCGTTAATCGGTGCCTACTTGCGCTTAGGGACTGGTAAAGGTCGAGTCTCGCGCAATCGCCAGTGGTTTGCCCAGACCCCGTTTAGCATCTATTTGGGTTGGATTTCAGTCGCCACGATCGTCAATGTGGCCTCAGCTTTGTACAGTTCGGGTTGGGATGGCTGGGGTTTAGGGGCTACCAGTTGGACGGTGGTGATGCTGGTAGTAGGAGCAATCATTGGGTCAATCGTCGCGGTGCAGCGGGCTGATGTGGCTTTTACGTCGGTGTTCATTTGGGCTTTTGTGGCGATCGCCCTGCGTCAAGTTGCTACTTCAGCTATTTTAGTTACCGCTATTGGTGGAGCGATCGCGATGGCGGCGCTGTTGCTGTGGAGTCGCAGCAAACGCAAGGCTTAA
- a CDS encoding aldo/keto reductase, with protein MKTIRLPSGQSIPVLGMGTWRMGEAASQRSAEVSALQHGLNLGITLIDTAEMYGEGGAETVIAEAIEGRRSSAFIVSKVYPHNASRQGAIAACERSLKRLKTDYLDLYLLHWRGSVPLSETLEAFQTLKQMGKVRDYGVSNFDVTDMQKATNLPGGDAIATNQVLYNLMRRGIEWDLLPWCRQNSLPIMAYSPVEQGRLLTHRTLQKIAQERGVTPAQVAIAWLLHQENVIVIPKSSSIAHVEENYAALNLQLTPEDLQALDTAFPAPNKRVALEML; from the coding sequence ATGAAAACCATCCGCTTACCATCCGGTCAATCAATCCCAGTCTTGGGAATGGGCACTTGGCGCATGGGAGAAGCCGCTAGCCAACGCTCAGCCGAGGTTTCCGCCTTACAGCATGGTCTGAATTTGGGCATAACTCTGATTGACACCGCAGAGATGTATGGCGAAGGTGGCGCTGAAACGGTGATTGCTGAAGCAATTGAGGGTCGGCGATCGTCAGCGTTTATTGTCAGCAAAGTGTATCCGCACAATGCTTCCCGACAAGGCGCGATCGCTGCTTGTGAGCGCAGTCTAAAGCGACTCAAAACCGATTATCTAGATCTGTATTTATTGCATTGGCGCGGCTCTGTTCCCCTCTCAGAAACGCTAGAAGCCTTCCAAACCCTGAAGCAAATGGGCAAAGTTCGGGATTACGGAGTCAGCAATTTTGATGTAACTGACATGCAAAAAGCAACCAATCTACCCGGAGGAGACGCGATCGCCACCAACCAAGTTCTTTACAACTTAATGCGTCGTGGCATTGAGTGGGATCTATTACCTTGGTGCCGCCAAAACAGTCTTCCTATCATGGCCTACTCACCCGTAGAACAAGGCCGCTTACTCACCCACCGCACCTTACAGAAAATTGCCCAAGAGCGAGGAGTCACCCCTGCTCAAGTCGCGATCGCTTGGCTTTTACACCAAGAAAACGTCATCGTCATTCCCAAATCCAGTAGTATCGCTCACGTCGAAGAAAACTACGCTGCCCTCAACCTTCAACTAACCCCAGAAGATCTACAGGCATTAGACACAGCCTTTCCAGCACCCAACAAAAGAGTTGCCCTGGAGATGTTGTGA
- a CDS encoding LexA family transcriptional regulator: protein MSKSKGGSGKGQGRKSHWNKKPESRISVPYELADDKQKKALAEIWSILNQAGLDLTGLLAILKSSRVNLALPSKTYLNQQPESYRMYSTPVAASFGVISSIDADAGGYEEVDLNTLLIKAPERTIILRVIGDSMIDDGIQPNSTLIVETCDTTQQLWLQPETGDIVVALIDETDFTVKRFERTDKGVFLVPRNRDRGYQALAISNFKDEELEGHQVRIIGIVRKVIQDL from the coding sequence ATGTCTAAATCAAAAGGTGGTTCGGGTAAAGGACAAGGACGTAAATCACATTGGAACAAAAAACCTGAAAGTAGAATTTCTGTTCCTTATGAACTAGCTGATGATAAACAGAAAAAAGCTCTGGCAGAAATTTGGTCAATTCTAAATCAAGCTGGGCTGGATTTAACAGGTCTTCTTGCTATTCTAAAAAGCTCTAGAGTTAACTTAGCTTTACCAAGTAAAACCTATTTAAATCAACAACCCGAATCTTACCGGATGTATTCTACCCCTGTTGCCGCCAGCTTTGGAGTAATTTCTTCAATAGATGCTGATGCGGGTGGTTATGAAGAAGTTGATCTCAATACTCTATTGATTAAAGCACCAGAGAGAACCATTATTTTGAGAGTTATAGGTGATTCTATGATTGATGATGGAATCCAGCCGAATTCCACTTTAATTGTTGAAACATGCGATACAACTCAGCAATTGTGGCTTCAACCTGAAACTGGTGATATTGTTGTTGCCTTAATCGATGAAACAGATTTTACAGTTAAACGATTTGAAAGGACTGACAAAGGAGTTTTTCTCGTACCTAGAAATCGTGACAGAGGATATCAAGCCCTGGCAATTTCCAATTTCAAGGATGAGGAGTTAGAAGGACATCAGGTAAGAATTATAGGAATTGTGCGAAAAGTAATTCAGGATTTGTAA
- the hisC gene encoding histidinol-phosphate transaminase — MPSYFRPHIEAMAGHHPSPYLQPGSPILKLNSNENPYPPSPTIPTVLQNLDLEYLRRYPDANADEFRQAIAAVLHVPVDWIIVGNGCDELLHVVVRACAAGERQVVYSTPTYMLYPLLAEIQATRRVEVPEMSGGCLPVDELAAANGAVTLISAPNSPFGHGVAIADLQNLATQLTGVLVIDEAYVDFAEGTALPLIQEFENVIILRTLSKGYSLAGLRLGFGIAHPKLLSGLFKVKDSYNIDAIAALVGAAAMRDQTYKNACVAKVKASRSRLAQNLQHLGFRVWDSQTNFLLTQPPQGNAEQIHLALKDQGIWVRHFNQPGLDDKLRITIGTEEQNQILVEALTRLERLSG; from the coding sequence ATGCCGAGTTATTTTCGCCCCCACATTGAGGCTATGGCGGGGCATCATCCTAGCCCATATCTCCAACCGGGCAGCCCAATCCTCAAGCTCAACAGCAACGAAAATCCCTATCCTCCCTCACCAACTATTCCAACAGTCTTACAAAATCTAGACCTGGAATATCTCCGGCGTTATCCCGACGCTAATGCTGACGAGTTTCGGCAAGCGATCGCCGCAGTCTTACACGTTCCTGTTGATTGGATTATCGTAGGCAACGGTTGTGATGAGCTGCTGCATGTGGTGGTGCGAGCTTGTGCAGCAGGAGAGCGGCAGGTGGTTTATTCCACGCCTACCTACATGCTGTATCCGTTACTGGCGGAGATCCAAGCTACAAGACGAGTTGAAGTTCCTGAGATGTCAGGAGGTTGCTTGCCAGTTGATGAACTAGCCGCCGCCAACGGTGCTGTTACTTTGATTTCTGCTCCCAATAGCCCCTTTGGGCATGGTGTAGCGATCGCGGATCTACAAAATCTCGCAACCCAATTAACCGGAGTTTTGGTGATTGATGAAGCCTATGTAGACTTTGCTGAAGGCACAGCATTGCCCTTAATACAAGAGTTTGAGAACGTGATCATTCTCCGCACGTTGTCCAAGGGTTACTCTCTGGCAGGTTTACGCCTCGGTTTTGGTATTGCTCATCCCAAACTGCTGAGCGGGTTGTTTAAGGTCAAAGATAGCTACAACATTGACGCGATCGCGGCTTTGGTAGGTGCTGCGGCAATGCGAGATCAGACTTATAAAAACGCCTGTGTTGCCAAGGTCAAAGCCTCGCGATCGCGATTAGCCCAGAATTTGCAGCATCTAGGCTTTCGGGTATGGGATTCCCAAACTAATTTTTTGCTAACCCAACCTCCTCAAGGAAATGCTGAGCAAATTCATTTGGCTCTGAAAGACCAAGGCATCTGGGTTCGCCATTTCAATCAACCTGGCTTAGATGATAAGTTACGAATCACAATCGGTACTGAGGAGCAGAATCAGATTTTAGTAGAAGCTTTAACCCGCCTTGAAAGATTGTCAGGATGA
- a CDS encoding DUF5615 family PIN-like protein translates to MLVKFVADENFKSAIVRGLLRQQPELDIVRLQDIGLSGINDSTLLEWAAQERRVLLTHDVRTITKYAYERLATGLLMAGVVEVRQDAPIGQVIDDVLLLSEFEDECQGKILYIPLK, encoded by the coding sequence GTGCTTGTTAAGTTTGTTGCTGACGAAAACTTTAAATCTGCTATTGTTCGTGGTTTACTTCGTCAGCAACCAGAGCTTGATATTGTTCGTTTACAGGACATAGGTTTGAGTGGGATTAATGATTCAACTCTTTTAGAATGGGCAGCACAAGAACGGCGAGTTTTGCTGACTCATGATGTCAGAACAATTACAAAATATGCTTACGAACGGCTAGCGACAGGACTGCTGATGGCTGGTGTTGTTGAGGTTAGACAAGACGCACCCATTGGTCAGGTAATCGATGATGTCCTTTTGCTATCAGAGTTCGAGGATGAATGTCAGGGCAAAATTCTGTATATACCGTTGAAATAG
- a CDS encoding DUF433 domain-containing protein: protein MSLVITAEPVPLVVNSDGVVLVSGTRVPLDTIIAEFNQGATAEGIVEQYSSVTLADVYAVISYYLRHQSEVETYLQQQQQRTQVVRQENERRFSSNGLRDRLLTRRQTRTESTTS, encoded by the coding sequence ATGAGCTTAGTCATCACTGCGGAACCAGTCCCTCTCGTTGTTAATTCTGATGGAGTTGTGCTTGTCAGTGGGACGAGAGTTCCGCTAGACACGATTATTGCGGAATTTAATCAGGGGGCTACAGCCGAAGGAATTGTAGAGCAGTATTCTTCAGTGACGCTGGCCGATGTATACGCAGTAATCAGCTATTACTTACGTCACCAAAGTGAAGTTGAGACTTATCTGCAACAGCAGCAGCAACGTACTCAAGTAGTTCGCCAAGAAAACGAGCGTCGGTTTTCATCAAATGGATTGCGCGATCGCCTCCTCACTCGCCGTCAAACACGAACCGAATCTACTACTTCATAA
- a CDS encoding RluA family pseudouridine synthase: MNRGWVYREQVTRAKAGLTVLQYYTQHYRHSSQSEWQERITAGQVLLDGKQVEAETQLQPGQSLTYHRPPWQEPEVPLDFEVLYEDADLLIVAKPSGLPVLPGGGFLEHTLLWQLQQRYPQTEPVPIHRLGRGTSGLMLIARSPLARANLSQQMRDRQIHKVYRALIGVAPALENQFTITQPIGKIPHPVLGYIYGASPEGLLAHSEGRIIQRRSETTLLEVAIQTGRPHQIRIHLASIGYPLVGDPLYGVGGVPLLLPPATTEKLPVPGDCGYYLHAYQLAFTHPRTQKLISFVCPPPVELVKDEGVSAGWYEK; this comes from the coding sequence ATGAATCGAGGTTGGGTTTATCGAGAACAAGTGACTCGCGCCAAAGCTGGTTTGACCGTTTTGCAATACTATACACAACACTATCGCCACTCCAGCCAGTCAGAATGGCAAGAAAGAATCACCGCTGGGCAAGTGCTGCTGGATGGCAAACAAGTTGAGGCCGAGACTCAGCTACAACCTGGGCAATCTCTGACCTATCACCGTCCCCCTTGGCAAGAACCAGAGGTGCCGCTAGATTTTGAGGTGCTGTATGAAGATGCAGACTTGCTGATTGTTGCCAAGCCTTCTGGTCTGCCCGTCTTGCCCGGAGGCGGCTTTCTAGAACATACCTTGCTCTGGCAACTGCAACAACGCTATCCCCAAACAGAACCCGTCCCTATTCATCGGTTGGGCCGAGGCACCTCAGGCTTAATGCTAATTGCGCGATCGCCCTTGGCTAGAGCCAATCTGAGCCAGCAAATGCGCGATCGCCAAATTCATAAAGTTTACCGAGCGCTGATTGGGGTTGCTCCAGCGCTGGAGAATCAATTTACAATCACCCAACCTATCGGCAAAATCCCGCATCCAGTTTTAGGCTATATCTACGGTGCCAGTCCAGAAGGGCTATTGGCTCACAGCGAGGGTCGCATCATTCAACGCAGATCCGAAACCACGCTGCTGGAAGTCGCAATTCAGACGGGACGACCTCATCAAATTCGGATTCACCTCGCTTCCATTGGCTACCCACTTGTAGGCGATCCGCTTTATGGAGTTGGAGGTGTACCGTTACTACTGCCCCCAGCTACCACCGAGAAACTACCCGTCCCTGGAGATTGTGGCTATTATCTTCATGCTTATCAGCTAGCCTTTACCCATCCCAGAACCCAAAAACTCATCAGCTTTGTCTGCCCTCCACCCGTGGAGTTAGTAAAGGATGAAGGCGTTTCCGCAGGGTGGTATGAAAAGTAA
- a CDS encoding response regulator, with protein MYQIAIVDDNESWCFILATRLRQHQYAVSTFTDTDLFLNQADQFDLALIDFSMPPRRYQIDTDGPDVIRKLKQRLDNPPLVILISSFFTEDILNDVAELDLQADAYLSKSVKSVDLLQEMERLLATRRSLARDTTKDEINTSYPSHKNEINTSHPSQSDQFLESDPSSRHLSSLKNFSRSH; from the coding sequence ATGTATCAAATTGCGATCGTCGATGACAACGAGTCTTGGTGCTTCATCTTGGCAACTAGGCTGCGTCAACACCAGTATGCTGTGTCTACTTTTACAGATACGGATCTTTTTCTGAATCAAGCTGACCAGTTTGATCTAGCTCTGATTGACTTTTCCATGCCGCCACGACGTTACCAAATAGACACAGATGGCCCTGATGTCATTCGTAAGCTCAAGCAGCGTTTGGACAACCCACCTTTGGTCATTTTGATTTCATCTTTTTTTACGGAAGATATCTTGAATGATGTAGCAGAACTCGATTTGCAAGCAGATGCTTATTTGAGTAAAAGCGTGAAATCAGTAGACTTGCTTCAAGAGATGGAGCGCTTATTGGCAACCCGGCGATCGCTGGCTAGGGATACAACTAAGGATGAAATCAACACCAGCTATCCATCTCATAAGAATGAAATCAACACCAGCCATCCGTCTCAGTCCGATCAGTTTCTTGAATCTGATCCTTCAAGCAGGCATCTGTCAAGTTTGAAGAATTTCTCTAGGAGCCACTAG
- a CDS encoding DinB family protein, with translation MIDSEYCRTMAAYNQWMNQKLYAVCAEISDAERKQDRGAFFKSIHGTLNHLLYGDRSWLGRFTNQPSATKVIGQELCSDFAELRQERENCDREIMAWSETISQSWLKQSFEYTSNVDSKTRVFPTWILVTHLFNHQTHHRGQLTTLLSQLGYDPGVTDLPWLFQG, from the coding sequence ATGATCGATAGTGAATACTGCCGAACGATGGCGGCGTATAACCAATGGATGAACCAGAAACTCTACGCTGTCTGTGCTGAAATCTCAGATGCGGAGCGTAAGCAGGATCGAGGCGCTTTCTTTAAGTCGATTCATGGCACGCTAAATCATCTACTTTACGGCGATCGCTCGTGGCTCGGACGATTCACCAATCAACCTTCTGCTACTAAAGTGATAGGCCAAGAACTCTGCTCAGATTTTGCTGAACTGCGACAAGAAAGAGAGAATTGCGATCGCGAGATCATGGCCTGGTCAGAAACTATCTCTCAATCTTGGCTAAAACAATCTTTTGAATATACAAGCAATGTGGACAGCAAAACCCGTGTGTTCCCAACTTGGATTTTGGTGACGCATTTATTTAACCACCAAACTCACCATCGCGGGCAATTAACAACGTTGTTGAGTCAACTGGGATACGACCCTGGCGTAACGGATCTCCCTTGGTTGTTTCAAGGTTAA
- a CDS encoding GTPase family protein: MVRLQLWQWVVLALPIISIVGFLLIAAGVQIHEWHLNWIWAVFTLGLVAWRWILVRWTRPALDQIEAVMAEVSAELESSSDAITKSPEGKDTTSKAETAFQEVLQAAQSDRPIWEDWQTFWNRCQQLVAAIAHIYYPGVKYPLLNIYVPQAYSLIRGTVDDLDQWMQKLSPALNQVTVGQAYQAYEVYRKLEPSARKLWKALGWAQWFLNPAAALAKQASQRSNNQATQELLVNLSQLVREAALRNLCRQAIALYSGDTLPTATFATTTATPTLPQAKTQTLRDILAQTESPEEVAQKPVNILLVGRTGAGKSSLINTLFQAELAEVDVLPSTDQIQNYHWQAQTGETLTLWDTPGYEQINRAELREQVLDYATTADLLLLITPALDPALQMDVDFLKEIKTEITNLPVIVIVSQVDRLRPIREWSPPYDWQWGERPKEKAIREATQYRSELLGEFCDRVLPIVTNDRETNRTAWNIDALSLGLVEAIAPAKQLRLARFLRDREARTVAAAKIIDQYTFQMATTQGLTALLKSPVLQFVSTMTTGSPALAQLLMQKIPVEQLPVVIGKLQMAYDLFSLLGSGDTKTRNFDLLALWPLLLDSPVSPERNAWAFGHALVEYWTQHLSVDKLQERFEFYLQQV; encoded by the coding sequence ATGGTGCGATTACAGTTGTGGCAGTGGGTGGTTTTGGCCCTTCCGATCATCAGCATTGTTGGGTTTCTGCTCATCGCTGCCGGAGTCCAGATCCACGAATGGCATCTCAACTGGATCTGGGCCGTATTTACCTTGGGCTTAGTTGCTTGGCGGTGGATATTGGTGCGGTGGACTCGGCCTGCCCTCGACCAGATAGAAGCAGTAATGGCAGAAGTGAGCGCTGAACTGGAATCTTCCTCAGATGCCATCACCAAGTCGCCTGAAGGCAAAGACACCACCAGTAAAGCAGAAACCGCTTTCCAAGAAGTGTTGCAAGCAGCCCAAAGCGATCGCCCAATCTGGGAAGACTGGCAAACCTTCTGGAATCGCTGTCAGCAGTTAGTCGCAGCGATCGCCCACATCTACTATCCAGGGGTCAAATATCCCTTACTCAACATCTACGTGCCCCAAGCCTATAGCTTGATCCGGGGTACGGTGGATGACCTCGATCAGTGGATGCAAAAGCTCTCGCCAGCGTTGAATCAGGTAACAGTGGGCCAAGCTTATCAAGCTTACGAGGTTTACCGCAAACTGGAGCCTTCAGCTCGCAAGCTATGGAAAGCTTTGGGCTGGGCACAATGGTTTTTGAATCCTGCCGCTGCCTTAGCTAAGCAGGCTAGCCAACGCTCTAACAACCAAGCGACCCAAGAACTCCTAGTAAATTTGAGCCAACTGGTGCGGGAAGCAGCGCTGCGAAACCTATGTCGGCAAGCGATCGCCCTCTACAGTGGTGACACTTTGCCCACCGCAACCTTTGCTACAACTACAGCCACCCCAACTCTCCCCCAAGCCAAAACCCAAACACTCCGAGATATTCTTGCTCAAACTGAATCGCCAGAAGAGGTAGCGCAAAAACCCGTCAATATTTTGCTGGTAGGACGTACAGGCGCTGGCAAGAGTAGCTTGATTAATACACTATTTCAAGCTGAGCTAGCCGAAGTAGATGTTTTGCCTAGCACCGACCAAATCCAGAACTACCATTGGCAAGCCCAAACAGGCGAAACCCTGACGCTATGGGATACCCCTGGCTACGAACAAATTAACCGAGCTGAGCTGCGAGAGCAGGTACTAGACTATGCCACGACTGCCGATCTCCTTTTGCTGATTACGCCTGCGCTGGATCCAGCTCTGCAAATGGATGTAGATTTCCTGAAGGAGATCAAAACCGAGATTACTAACCTACCTGTGATTGTCATTGTCTCCCAAGTCGATCGCTTACGCCCTATCCGCGAGTGGTCTCCTCCCTACGATTGGCAATGGGGAGAACGCCCCAAGGAGAAAGCAATCCGAGAAGCAACACAATATCGCTCGGAGCTATTAGGCGAGTTTTGCGATCGCGTCCTCCCGATTGTTACTAACGATCGCGAAACCAACCGAACTGCCTGGAATATAGATGCCCTTTCATTAGGATTAGTAGAAGCGATCGCTCCTGCCAAGCAACTACGTTTGGCTCGTTTTTTGCGCGATCGCGAAGCCCGCACCGTGGCAGCAGCCAAAATCATCGATCAATACACCTTCCAGATGGCGACTACTCAAGGACTTACCGCTTTACTCAAAAGCCCAGTCCTCCAGTTTGTCTCCACCATGACTACCGGATCTCCTGCCCTCGCTCAATTACTCATGCAAAAGATCCCAGTCGAGCAGTTGCCCGTGGTGATTGGCAAATTGCAAATGGCCTATGATTTATTCTCGCTGTTGGGTTCAGGAGATACCAAAACGCGCAATTTTGACCTACTCGCACTCTGGCCGCTGTTACTAGATAGCCCTGTCTCCCCAGAGCGAAATGCTTGGGCCTTTGGTCATGCCTTGGTTGAATACTGGACTCAACATCTCTCCGTAGATAAGCTTCAAGAGCGATTTGAATTCTATCTGCAACAAGTCTGA
- a CDS encoding PAS domain S-box protein has protein sequence MRVKQVLLSGYSVAVLSTLLTLLVRFLLVPLLNDSAPLLVFVLPVMFSAWYGGLRAGLLATFLCTLVGTYFFLQPYFGFQALDVANSTRVAIFVFEGITISYLNEALRQANQRAEKTIATLTESEEKYRLLVQGVRDYAIFSLDPQGYVTSWNSGAELLKGYRAAEILGRHFSTFYTEADIADGKPNRALEQAIATGHFQGEGWRRRKDGSLFWASVVITALRDQNQQLCGFSKVTRDVTERKRSEQVLQESYNLLERVIEGTADLVFMKDRQGRYQLVNSATERVFNRPKAEILGKADTDLIPLEQAIALQKVDRSVIETGISQTLEEPLSVAGETRIFLTSKDPYRDADGNIIGVIGVARDLTERIRAELTQRDLLKDLSDFKFALDQAAILATTDSRGVITEINDQFCQISQFSQNELIGQTHRIINSGYHPPEFFRQLWSTITQGEVWRGEIKNRAKDGTYYWVATTIVPFLDAAGKPFQYLAIRFDITARKQAEAQLRRSVQRLETVHQIDQAILRLETPAAIAQAALSHLTKVLPSDQSAVLLFNLEANQLQILAGEIADNRAGTVMPISDRLPIEVARSRKPFWYVPNLADLPERWVGLEQLLATGYHSFLAVGLKVEGDLLGDLVLLAKPRDAFSSEDQAITQEVADQLAIALQQARLREQLQEYANELEQRVVERTTALQEAIDGLEIFTYSASHDLRAPLRAMQGLSQALLEDYGDRLDATGQKYAQQIAASAEQANQLVSDLLEYGRLSRAQITLQPLSLSELVTNLLAQMDNELQARQVQVSVDHPLPEVVGHRLTLIQAIANLMNNAVKFVPKDRQPHVHLWAELQAGWVRLWIEDNGIGIAPEHQEQIFQVFERLHTRQAYPGTGVGLAIVRKGVERMGGHVGVDSELGQGSRFWLELQAASTA, from the coding sequence GTGAGAGTAAAGCAGGTGCTGCTATCAGGCTACAGTGTTGCAGTCTTGTCCACACTGCTCACTCTACTGGTGCGATTTTTGCTCGTACCGCTGCTGAATGATAGTGCTCCTCTCCTAGTTTTCGTGCTACCTGTGATGTTTAGTGCCTGGTATGGGGGGCTAAGGGCAGGTCTCTTAGCTACATTCTTATGCACTCTGGTAGGCACATACTTCTTTTTACAGCCCTATTTCGGCTTTCAAGCCCTTGATGTTGCGAATAGCACGCGAGTCGCCATTTTTGTCTTTGAAGGCATCACGATTAGTTACCTGAATGAAGCCTTGCGTCAAGCTAATCAACGAGCCGAAAAGACGATCGCCACCTTAACAGAAAGCGAAGAGAAATATCGCCTCTTGGTACAGGGTGTTCGGGACTATGCCATCTTCAGTTTAGACCCTCAAGGATATGTGACCAGTTGGAATAGCGGCGCGGAACTGCTCAAGGGATATCGCGCTGCGGAAATTTTGGGACGCCATTTTTCGACTTTTTATACTGAAGCGGATATTGCCGACGGCAAGCCTAATCGGGCGCTAGAGCAAGCGATCGCCACAGGGCACTTTCAAGGCGAAGGTTGGCGCAGACGCAAAGATGGTTCTTTGTTTTGGGCTAGCGTAGTGATTACGGCCCTCCGTGACCAGAATCAGCAGTTGTGCGGTTTTTCTAAGGTTACTCGCGACGTTACAGAACGCAAGCGCAGTGAGCAAGTATTGCAAGAAAGCTATAACTTGTTAGAGCGAGTGATTGAAGGAACCGCAGATTTGGTGTTTATGAAAGATCGCCAGGGGCGATATCAACTCGTCAACTCCGCAACAGAGCGCGTCTTTAATAGGCCGAAGGCAGAAATTTTAGGGAAAGCTGATACAGATTTAATCCCTTTAGAGCAGGCGATCGCGCTGCAAAAAGTCGATCGCTCTGTGATCGAAACGGGGATCTCGCAAACTTTGGAAGAACCTTTATCCGTAGCAGGTGAAACTCGCATATTTCTAACCAGCAAAGATCCTTACCGCGATGCTGACGGAAACATCATTGGGGTGATTGGGGTGGCGCGGGATCTGACAGAGCGAATTCGGGCGGAGTTGACTCAGCGGGATCTGCTCAAAGATTTGTCTGATTTTAAGTTTGCGCTGGATCAAGCGGCAATTTTGGCGACCACGGATAGCCGAGGCGTGATCACAGAGATCAATGATCAGTTCTGTCAAATCTCGCAATTTAGCCAAAATGAACTCATTGGCCAAACCCATCGTATCATCAACTCTGGCTATCACCCGCCGGAGTTTTTTCGGCAACTTTGGTCAACCATTACTCAAGGAGAAGTTTGGCGTGGAGAGATTAAAAACCGAGCCAAAGATGGGACTTATTACTGGGTTGCTACCACCATTGTTCCTTTCTTAGATGCAGCAGGTAAGCCATTCCAATATCTTGCTATTCGGTTTGACATCACAGCTCGGAAGCAAGCTGAAGCCCAACTGCGGCGATCGGTGCAGCGATTAGAAACTGTGCACCAGATTGACCAGGCAATTCTGAGATTGGAGACTCCAGCCGCGATCGCTCAGGCGGCTCTATCTCACTTGACTAAAGTGTTGCCCTCTGATCAGTCTGCGGTGCTGTTGTTTAACCTGGAAGCGAATCAACTGCAAATTCTGGCGGGAGAAATTGCGGATAATCGGGCTGGAACTGTGATGCCCATCAGCGATCGCTTGCCGATTGAAGTTGCACGTAGCCGCAAGCCATTTTGGTATGTCCCAAACCTGGCAGATTTGCCTGAGCGCTGGGTTGGTTTAGAGCAATTGCTGGCAACTGGATACCATAGCTTTTTAGCCGTAGGTCTTAAAGTTGAGGGCGACCTCTTAGGAGATTTGGTCTTGTTGGCAAAGCCGCGCGATGCCTTTAGCTCAGAAGACCAAGCAATTACTCAGGAAGTTGCCGACCAACTGGCGATCGCTTTGCAACAAGCCCGCTTGCGTGAACAACTGCAAGAGTATGCCAACGAACTAGAGCAACGAGTGGTCGAGCGCACAACGGCTCTACAAGAGGCCATTGATGGCTTGGAAATCTTTACTTATTCCGCCTCACACGATCTCCGCGCCCCTTTGCGGGCAATGCAGGGGTTATCTCAAGCATTGTTAGAGGACTACGGCGATCGCCTAGACGCCACCGGACAAAAGTATGCCCAGCAGATTGCTGCTTCTGCGGAGCAAGCCAACCAACTCGTAAGCGATTTACTAGAATATGGGCGGTTATCCCGCGCTCAGATTACGCTACAACCGCTCAGCCTTAGCGAATTAGTGACCAACCTGTTGGCACAGATGGATAATGAACTGCAAGCCCGACAAGTTCAGGTGAGCGTAGATCACCCCTTGCCAGAGGTCGTGGGTCATCGCCTGACCCTAATCCAGGCGATCGCCAACTTAATGAACAATGCAGTGAAATTTGTTCCCAAGGATAGACAGCCCCACGTTCACCTTTGGGCAGAGTTGCAGGCTGGATGGGTACGCTTATGGATTGAAGACAATGGCATTGGTATTGCTCCAGAACATCAGGAGCAGATTTTTCAAGTCTTTGAGCGGCTGCATACGAGACAGGCTTATCCCGGAACAGGCGTAGGATTGGCGATCGTTCGTAAAGGGGTGGAGCGGATGGGAGGCCACGTGGGCGTAGATTCCGAGTTAGGTCAGGGCAGCCGCTTTTGGTTAGAACTACAGGCCGCCTCAACTGCTTGA